From Halomicrobium salinisoli, the proteins below share one genomic window:
- the trpA gene encoding tryptophan synthase subunit alpha codes for MGLERAFADGPAFVPYLAAGDPDYESSLQYVEALARGGADVIELGLPFSEPMAEGPTIQEAVVRSLAAGMTPDRFLQFVRDLDVDVPLVCMTYYNLIYQYGGSEARSASDASGETASQGPRAFVEAAAEAGIEGFVVPDLPAEEAGPMREACDEFGLDLIFIVAPTTRGERLDAMQQHTSGYVYVQARLGVTGARDDVSDQTEGSLARLSEWSVPKAVGFGIKTGDHAERIVSAGADGIIVGSALVDIVAEGHENDDPADEVADRLEEKARELKEGAVRGAQDRPQPEGK; via the coding sequence ATGGGACTCGAACGCGCCTTCGCCGACGGCCCCGCCTTCGTCCCCTATCTGGCGGCGGGCGACCCGGACTACGAGTCCTCGCTGCAGTACGTCGAGGCGCTGGCCCGCGGCGGCGCCGACGTGATCGAACTCGGGCTGCCGTTCTCCGAGCCGATGGCCGAGGGGCCGACCATCCAGGAGGCCGTCGTCCGCTCGCTGGCGGCGGGCATGACGCCCGACCGCTTCCTCCAGTTCGTCCGGGACCTCGACGTGGACGTGCCGCTGGTCTGCATGACCTACTACAACCTGATCTACCAGTACGGAGGCAGCGAGGCGCGGAGCGCCTCGGACGCGAGCGGTGAAACCGCGAGCCAGGGGCCCAGGGCGTTCGTCGAGGCCGCCGCCGAGGCCGGCATCGAGGGCTTCGTCGTCCCGGACCTCCCCGCCGAGGAGGCCGGGCCGATGCGCGAGGCCTGCGACGAGTTCGGCCTCGACCTGATCTTCATCGTCGCGCCGACGACGCGGGGCGAGCGCCTCGACGCCATGCAGCAGCACACCTCGGGCTACGTGTACGTCCAGGCGCGCCTGGGCGTGACGGGCGCGCGCGACGACGTCTCCGACCAGACCGAGGGGAGCCTCGCGCGCCTCTCGGAGTGGTCGGTCCCGAAGGCGGTCGGCTTCGGCATCAAGACCGGCGACCACGCCGAGCGCATCGTCTCGGCGGGCGCCGACGGGATCATCGTCGGCTCCGCGCTCGTGGACATCGTCGCCGAGGGCCACGAGAACGACGACCCCGCCGACGAGGTCGCGGACCGCCTCGAGGAGAAGGCACGCGAGCTGAAGGAGGGGGCGGTCCGCGGGGCGCAGGACCGACCGCAACCGGAAGGCAAATAA
- the lonB gene encoding ATP-dependent protease LonB, translating to MSDNTETDDTPESEREVTDAPADDVAAEVPEEGTDAGDGGAEGDDGSLSDLGSDVEVDVEGDATVGEDETGLLGGLDIDATDEIEVPDRLVDQVIGQDHARDVIKKAAKQRRHVMMIGSPGTGKSMLAKAMSQLLPKEELQDVLVYHNPDDGNEPKVRTVPAGKGEQIVEAHKEEARKRNQMRTFLMWIIIAIVIGYALILVQQILLGILAAGVIYLAFRYGSRGNDAMIPNLLVNRANQQTAPFEDATGAHAGALLGDVRHDPFQSGGMETPSHDRVEPGAIHKANKGVLYIDEINTLDIRSQQKLMTAIQEGEFSITGQSERSSGAMVQTEPVPCDFIMIASGNLDAMENMHPALRSRIKGYGYEVYMDDTIEDTPEMRRKYVRFIAQEIERDGRLPHFTQEAAEELILEARRRAGRKEHLTLKFRELGGLVRVAGDIARADDREFTTREDVLEAKNRSRSIEQQLADDYIERRKDYELTVNEGDVIGRVNGLAVMGEDSGIVLPVMAEVAPSQGPGQVIATGQLQEMAEEAVQNVSAIIKKFSDEDISEKDVHIQFVQAGEGGVDGDSASITVATAVISALENVPVEQNIAMTGSLSVRGDVLPVGGVTHKIEAAAKAGLDTVIIPEANTQDVMIEEEYEEMIEIIPVSHISEVLDVALAGEPEKDSLVDRLKSITGKALDHEVGRQGGSPSPQ from the coding sequence ATGAGCGACAACACTGAGACCGACGACACTCCCGAGTCAGAGCGGGAGGTGACCGACGCGCCCGCGGACGACGTCGCGGCCGAGGTCCCGGAGGAGGGGACCGACGCCGGCGACGGGGGTGCCGAGGGTGACGACGGCAGCCTGTCCGACCTGGGCAGCGACGTCGAAGTCGACGTCGAAGGCGACGCCACCGTCGGCGAGGACGAGACGGGCCTGCTCGGCGGCCTCGACATCGACGCCACCGACGAGATCGAGGTCCCGGACCGCCTCGTCGATCAGGTCATCGGACAGGACCACGCCCGCGACGTGATCAAGAAGGCGGCCAAGCAGCGACGCCACGTGATGATGATCGGCTCGCCCGGGACGGGCAAGTCGATGCTGGCCAAGGCGATGTCCCAGCTGCTCCCCAAGGAGGAGCTGCAGGACGTCCTGGTCTATCACAACCCCGACGACGGCAACGAGCCCAAGGTCCGCACCGTTCCCGCGGGCAAGGGCGAACAGATCGTCGAGGCCCACAAGGAGGAGGCCCGCAAGCGCAACCAGATGCGGACCTTCCTCATGTGGATCATCATCGCCATCGTCATCGGCTACGCCCTGATCCTCGTCCAGCAGATCCTGCTGGGCATCCTCGCGGCCGGCGTCATCTATCTCGCCTTCCGCTACGGCTCCCGTGGTAACGACGCGATGATCCCGAACCTGCTGGTCAACCGCGCGAACCAGCAGACCGCGCCCTTCGAGGACGCCACCGGCGCCCACGCCGGGGCGCTGCTGGGCGACGTCCGCCACGACCCCTTCCAGTCCGGCGGCATGGAGACGCCCAGCCACGACCGCGTCGAGCCCGGCGCGATTCACAAGGCCAACAAGGGCGTCCTCTACATCGACGAGATCAACACGCTGGACATCCGCAGCCAGCAGAAGCTCATGACTGCGATCCAGGAGGGCGAGTTCTCCATCACGGGCCAGTCCGAGCGCTCCTCGGGCGCGATGGTCCAGACCGAGCCCGTCCCCTGTGACTTCATCATGATCGCCTCGGGGAACCTCGACGCGATGGAGAACATGCACCCGGCGCTGCGCTCCCGTATCAAGGGGTACGGCTACGAGGTGTACATGGACGACACCATCGAGGACACCCCCGAGATGCGCCGCAAGTACGTCCGCTTCATCGCCCAGGAGATCGAGCGCGACGGCCGCCTCCCGCACTTCACGCAGGAGGCCGCCGAGGAGCTCATCCTCGAGGCACGCCGGCGCGCCGGCCGCAAAGAGCACCTCACGCTGAAGTTCCGCGAGCTCGGCGGGCTCGTGCGGGTCGCCGGCGACATCGCTCGCGCCGACGACCGCGAGTTCACCACCCGCGAGGACGTGCTCGAGGCCAAGAACCGCAGCCGCTCCATCGAGCAGCAGCTGGCGGACGACTACATCGAGCGGCGCAAGGACTACGAGCTGACCGTCAACGAGGGCGACGTGATCGGTCGCGTCAACGGTCTCGCAGTGATGGGCGAGGACTCCGGCATCGTCCTGCCCGTCATGGCCGAGGTCGCCCCCTCGCAGGGGCCCGGCCAGGTGATCGCCACCGGCCAGCTCCAGGAGATGGCCGAGGAGGCCGTCCAGAACGTCTCCGCGATCATCAAGAAGTTCTCCGACGAGGACATCTCGGAGAAGGACGTCCACATCCAGTTCGTCCAGGCCGGCGAGGGCGGCGTCGACGGCGACTCCGCCTCCATCACGGTCGCGACGGCCGTCATCTCCGCGCTGGAGAACGTCCCCGTCGAGCAGAACATCGCCATGACCGGCTCGCTGTCGGTCCGGGGCGACGTGCTGCCCGTCGGCGGCGTCACCCACAAGATCGAGGCCGCCGCGAAGGCGGGCCTGGACACGGTCATCATCCCCGAGGCCAACACCCAGGACGTCATGATCGAGGAGGAGTACGAGGAGATGATCGAGATCATCCCGGTCTCGCACATCTCCGAGGTGCTGGACGTGGCGCTGGCCGGCGAACCGGAGAAAGACTCGCTGGTCGACCGCCTGAAGTCCATCACGGGCAAGGCGCTCGACCACGAGGTGGGCCGCCAGGGCGGCTCGCCCAGCCCGCAGTAA
- a CDS encoding CPBP family intramembrane glutamic endopeptidase, with amino-acid sequence MARWAAFVGLTGVVISILLALARLTQDTVGDGAVDPEGVGAIAGPSTRNPRPGDPVIPRFDDPGPIEMELSTGALLANVALTQGLFGTVLAAGAFYFEIPARAVGIAADPLSTGVPAVAVGTAAGVALWIGNELAGLIAERAGVDYDESLRELLAPDDARGWVLLLGGVLPIIAVVEEFVFRAAAIGAIAAGLGVSPWPMAVVSSVAFGVAHGAQGRVGMVVTGGLGLALAALFVVTESLLAVAVAHYLVNALELTVHEGLGIDRPGG; translated from the coding sequence ATGGCCCGCTGGGCCGCCTTCGTCGGCCTGACGGGCGTCGTCATCTCTATTCTTCTCGCGCTCGCGCGCCTGACGCAGGACACCGTCGGCGACGGCGCCGTCGATCCGGAGGGGGTGGGCGCCATCGCGGGGCCCTCGACGCGGAACCCCCGTCCCGGCGACCCCGTCATTCCGCGCTTCGACGACCCCGGACCGATCGAGATGGAGCTGTCGACCGGGGCCCTGCTCGCCAACGTCGCGCTCACGCAGGGCCTGTTCGGCACCGTGCTCGCGGCCGGGGCGTTCTACTTCGAGATTCCGGCGCGGGCCGTCGGCATCGCCGCCGATCCGCTGTCGACGGGCGTCCCGGCCGTGGCGGTCGGGACCGCGGCGGGCGTCGCGCTGTGGATCGGCAACGAGCTGGCCGGCCTGATCGCCGAGCGCGCCGGCGTCGACTACGACGAGTCCCTGCGCGAGCTACTGGCGCCTGACGACGCTCGCGGGTGGGTCCTGCTGCTGGGCGGCGTGTTGCCGATCATCGCCGTCGTCGAGGAGTTCGTCTTCCGGGCGGCGGCCATCGGCGCCATCGCGGCCGGCCTGGGCGTCTCACCGTGGCCGATGGCAGTCGTCTCCTCCGTCGCCTTCGGGGTCGCCCACGGCGCCCAGGGACGCGTCGGCATGGTCGTCACGGGCGGCCTGGGGCTGGCGCTGGCGGCCCTGTTCGTCGTCACGGAGAGCCTGCTGGCCGTCGCCGTCGCCCACTACCTCGTCAACGCGCTCGAACTGACCGTCCACGAGGGCCTCGGGATCGACCGGCCCGGCGGGTGA
- a CDS encoding cupin domain-containing protein: MGYHVVDPARLEPEPDRPSEMRYVSEAADMDRLGLRVYSVDPGEEIPLSGLHYHETQEEAFYVLEGVLSVETPEAEYRVEPDQFFVAQPESPHRAHVDDNADQPARVIGMGAPPMSDGHSVEE; encoded by the coding sequence ATGGGCTACCACGTCGTCGATCCGGCGAGGCTGGAGCCGGAACCGGATCGGCCCTCCGAGATGCGCTACGTCAGCGAAGCGGCCGACATGGACCGGCTGGGGCTGCGGGTGTACTCGGTCGATCCCGGCGAGGAGATTCCCCTCTCCGGCCTGCACTACCACGAGACCCAGGAGGAGGCGTTCTACGTCCTCGAGGGCGTCCTCAGCGTCGAGACGCCCGAGGCCGAATACCGCGTCGAACCCGACCAGTTCTTCGTCGCCCAACCGGAGAGCCCGCACCGCGCGCACGTGGACGACAACGCCGACCAGCCGGCGCGAGTGATCGGGATGGGCGCGCCGCCGATGAGCGACGGGCACAGCGTCGAGGAGTAG
- a CDS encoding 2-amino-3,7-dideoxy-D-threo-hept-6-ulosonate synthase, with translation MTAGKSARLDRIGTGGRHVIVPMDHGITLGAVDGLVDIESTIDAVTRGGADAVLTQKGIAGRVHGNLNGAGYIVHINGSTSIGPDENDKRPTGTVEDAIRAGADAVSFHINVGSEHEPDQISQLAEVTSEAERYGLPVLAMTYARGHDVRDDDPEAFSEDLGHAVRLGEELGADVVKTAYSGTAETFERVVESTSLPVVIAGGSKGTDEETLSMVRGAVDAGAAGISMGRSIFQHEDPEKITRAVAAVVHEDAEAEAALREAGLAVEA, from the coding sequence ATGACCGCAGGGAAATCGGCGCGACTGGATCGGATCGGGACAGGGGGGCGCCACGTCATCGTCCCCATGGACCACGGCATCACACTGGGCGCTGTCGACGGCCTCGTCGACATCGAATCGACCATCGACGCGGTGACCCGTGGCGGCGCGGACGCGGTCCTCACGCAGAAGGGCATCGCGGGCCGCGTCCACGGCAACCTCAACGGCGCGGGCTACATCGTTCACATCAACGGCTCGACCTCCATCGGCCCGGACGAGAACGACAAGCGGCCGACCGGCACCGTCGAGGACGCCATCCGCGCGGGCGCCGACGCCGTCTCCTTCCACATCAACGTCGGCAGCGAGCACGAGCCCGACCAGATCAGCCAGCTCGCGGAGGTCACCAGCGAGGCCGAGCGTTACGGCCTGCCCGTGCTGGCGATGACCTACGCGCGCGGCCACGACGTCCGCGACGACGACCCCGAGGCCTTCTCGGAGGACCTCGGACACGCCGTCCGCCTGGGCGAGGAACTGGGCGCCGACGTCGTCAAGACCGCCTACAGCGGCACCGCGGAGACCTTCGAGCGCGTCGTCGAGTCCACGTCGCTGCCCGTGGTCATCGCCGGCGGGTCGAAGGGCACCGACGAGGAGACGCTTTCCATGGTTCGGGGAGCCGTCGACGCGGGCGCCGCGGGCATCTCCATGGGTCGGTCCATCTTCCAGCACGAGGACCCGGAGAAGATCACGCGCGCCGTCGCCGCCGTCGTCCACGAGGACGCCGAGGCCGAGGCCGCGCTCCGCGAGGCCGGTCTGGCCGTCGAGGCCTGA
- a CDS encoding DUF7537 family lipoprotein: MTARTLATLCVVGLVLLAGCGGLSGDAAETPVSNETDGQNATPTGTPTESAGSVEEFAYPAGANADGFGNVSDLADAHGEALRGQDVESRYQRISWEQDASGNQSSLRSVFTADIRSDFESERLLLTTNGSYVGQDRVQTVSLTTSLATANETYTRSVDRTGNATYSVDTPSSDFAARHASISTTGIRPILEGANWNATEVTQRNGTKLVRYEPTGLTTDDQATNENAANLTGQVLVDEDGVVHGAELGFVVAGNVSQPSQVVRYDYDLNASSDVTVEDPDWLDEARSGGA, encoded by the coding sequence ATGACTGCGCGAACGCTGGCGACGCTGTGCGTCGTCGGACTCGTCCTCCTCGCGGGCTGTGGAGGGCTGTCCGGCGACGCCGCCGAGACGCCCGTGTCGAACGAGACGGACGGACAGAACGCGACCCCGACCGGGACGCCCACCGAGAGCGCCGGTTCCGTCGAGGAGTTCGCCTACCCCGCAGGGGCGAACGCCGACGGGTTCGGGAACGTGAGCGATCTGGCCGACGCCCACGGCGAGGCGCTACGGGGTCAGGACGTCGAGTCGCGCTATCAGAGGATATCCTGGGAGCAGGACGCCTCGGGCAACCAGAGTAGCCTGCGCTCCGTGTTCACCGCCGACATCCGCAGCGACTTCGAGTCCGAGCGGTTACTCCTGACGACGAATGGCTCCTACGTCGGCCAGGATCGCGTCCAGACCGTCTCGCTGACCACGTCACTGGCGACGGCCAACGAGACCTACACGCGCTCCGTCGACCGGACCGGGAACGCGACCTACTCCGTCGACACGCCCTCGTCGGACTTCGCGGCGCGCCACGCCAGCATCAGCACCACGGGAATCCGACCGATCCTCGAGGGCGCGAACTGGAACGCGACGGAGGTCACCCAGCGTAACGGGACGAAACTGGTCCGCTACGAGCCGACCGGCCTCACCACCGACGACCAGGCGACCAACGAGAACGCGGCGAACCTGACCGGTCAGGTGCTCGTCGACGAGGACGGCGTCGTCCACGGGGCCGAACTCGGCTTCGTCGTGGCCGGGAACGTGAGCCAGCCGTCGCAGGTCGTCCGGTACGACTACGATCTGAACGCCTCGTCCGACGTCACGGTCGAGGACCCGGACTGGCTCGACGAGGCCCGCTCCGGCGGGGCGTAG
- a CDS encoding P-loop NTPase has protein sequence MGKTTTSINLGVALADRGLDVVVLELDLAMANVVDFLSLPGAEDAPTVHDVLAGEAAVTDTLALAPGGVTVAPSATDLDALDDVDVSRVPDVVDTLADLFDVVLIDTAAGVNSATTSAIDLADYTVLVSTPRVASLRDADKTQTLADRSDGDVAGLVLTMTGTGTAPPSGDLADFLDVDLLASVPDDPSVPGSQDAGVPVVERDPDGPVAGAYRQAAERVHQRLAARESADESESPDENEGPDGSETADDGSPDDEAAAGNEGATDGPDAERADAVAADSDPDDADRPAEHADENRDPGGGDAPRTDRTDVERPIGEDGPAPARNAPGDAPTETEASTDMTTDDTTDDAPSDEPDAERETPSKEDLEAQGWTFPGASDDGPGATESTGEESPEPNPEADPAGEPEVRQATDGGLADGYVEETILSPNVDGESAVPSLDPEATDDDEDDDSLSGRISSLFGL, from the coding sequence GTGGGCAAGACTACCACCAGTATCAATCTTGGAGTCGCCCTGGCCGACCGCGGTCTCGACGTCGTCGTCCTGGAGCTGGATCTGGCGATGGCGAACGTCGTCGACTTCCTCTCCCTCCCCGGCGCGGAGGACGCGCCGACCGTCCACGACGTGCTCGCGGGCGAAGCGGCCGTCACGGACACGCTCGCGCTGGCGCCGGGCGGCGTGACCGTCGCTCCCAGCGCCACCGACCTCGACGCGCTGGACGACGTCGACGTCTCACGAGTGCCGGACGTCGTCGACACGCTCGCGGACCTGTTCGACGTCGTCCTGATCGACACGGCAGCGGGCGTCAACAGCGCGACCACAAGCGCGATAGACCTCGCGGACTACACCGTCCTCGTCTCGACGCCCCGGGTCGCGTCGCTGCGGGACGCCGACAAGACCCAGACACTCGCCGATCGGTCGGACGGGGACGTGGCCGGACTGGTCCTGACGATGACCGGCACCGGGACGGCACCGCCCTCGGGCGACCTCGCCGACTTCCTCGATGTCGACCTGCTGGCCTCCGTCCCGGACGACCCCTCGGTCCCCGGCTCGCAGGACGCCGGCGTGCCCGTCGTCGAGCGCGACCCCGACGGCCCCGTCGCGGGCGCCTACCGACAGGCCGCCGAGCGCGTCCACCAGCGGCTCGCTGCCCGCGAGTCGGCGGACGAGAGCGAGAGTCCTGACGAGAACGAGGGTCCTGACGGGAGCGAGACGGCGGACGACGGGTCCCCCGACGACGAGGCGGCTGCCGGCAACGAGGGAGCGACTGACGGCCCCGACGCGGAACGGGCCGACGCAGTCGCCGCTGACTCCGATCCGGACGATGCGGACCGGCCGGCCGAGCACGCGGACGAGAACCGGGATCCCGGGGGCGGCGACGCCCCCCGGACCGACCGGACCGACGTCGAGCGGCCGATCGGAGAGGACGGCCCCGCGCCCGCCCGGAACGCCCCCGGCGACGCGCCGACCGAGACCGAGGCATCCACCGACATGACCACGGACGACACCACAGACGACGCACCGAGCGACGAACCGGACGCAGAGCGCGAGACGCCCTCCAAGGAAGACCTCGAGGCCCAGGGGTGGACGTTCCCAGGTGCGAGCGACGACGGGCCCGGGGCGACGGAGTCGACCGGCGAGGAATCGCCGGAGCCGAACCCCGAAGCGGACCCGGCCGGCGAACCCGAGGTGCGCCAGGCGACGGACGGTGGCCTGGCCGACGGCTACGTCGAGGAGACGATCCTGTCGCCGAACGTGGACGGCGAGTCCGCCGTCCCGTCGCTCGATCCGGAGGCGACCGACGACGACGAGGACGACGACTCGCTGTCCGGTCGGATCTCGTCGCTGTTCGGACTGTAG
- a CDS encoding MGMT family protein, with amino-acid sequence MNGVADAGIYARESDFLDRYVQVGAAGEKIISLSFPTTPDDEAGEDHALLDRIDEYLHSEEDDFRDVDVGLTVPTDRRAVLEATREIPYGQQASVEQVANMAAGLDADDEGDVTTVREALADNPVPLVIPDHRVRDGPSGAPPEVEQKLRSLEGL; translated from the coding sequence ATGAACGGAGTCGCCGACGCCGGCATCTACGCGCGCGAGTCGGACTTCCTCGACCGGTACGTCCAGGTGGGGGCGGCCGGGGAGAAGATCATCAGCCTCTCGTTCCCGACGACGCCCGACGACGAGGCCGGCGAGGACCACGCGCTGCTCGACCGGATCGACGAGTACCTCCACAGCGAGGAGGACGACTTCCGCGACGTCGACGTCGGCCTGACGGTCCCGACCGATCGGCGGGCCGTCCTCGAAGCTACCCGGGAGATCCCCTACGGCCAGCAAGCGAGCGTCGAGCAGGTGGCCAACATGGCCGCCGGGCTGGACGCCGACGACGAGGGCGACGTCACGACGGTCCGCGAGGCGCTGGCCGACAACCCCGTCCCGCTGGTGATCCCGGACCACCGCGTGCGCGACGGCCCCAGCGGGGCACCGCCCGAGGTAGAGCAGAAGCTCCGCAGCCTCGAAGGGCTCTAG
- a CDS encoding chorismate mutase — translation MTSSQPEGLEALRDQIDGIDAEVAELVAERLRVAEEVAAVKAEAGAAVVDVDREADVKSHYEEAFQRAGVDPEYGRDLAAYLIERSIEREEAVTTLE, via the coding sequence ATGACGAGCAGTCAGCCCGAGGGCCTCGAGGCGCTCAGAGACCAGATAGACGGGATCGACGCCGAAGTCGCCGAGCTAGTCGCGGAACGCCTCCGGGTCGCCGAGGAGGTGGCGGCGGTGAAGGCGGAGGCCGGGGCGGCCGTCGTCGACGTCGACCGCGAGGCGGACGTGAAGTCCCACTACGAGGAGGCGTTCCAGCGGGCGGGCGTCGACCCGGAGTACGGGCGGGACCTCGCGGCGTACCTCATCGAGCGCTCGATCGAGCGGGAAGAAGCGGTCACGACGCTCGAGTAG
- the trpC gene encoding indole-3-glycerol phosphate synthase, with translation MDDSEEMAPAVRSILETARERGGGDERVDVDARSLTDAFAAAEADGRVPLIAEVKPTSPTTDGERGDDPVDLARGMVEGGAAALSVLTEPEHFGGSTETLERVREAVDVPVLRKDFLLHEAQLDAVEADVVLLIARFLEEENTGDLEELIAAARERGFQVLVETHTREEVERAVAAGADVVGVNNRDLAQLAVDLATFEDVAPAAPDGVTLIAESGIGSTDDVSRMRAAGADALLVGSAIMAGDVTERTRDLTQT, from the coding sequence ATGGACGACAGTGAGGAGATGGCGCCGGCCGTCCGCTCTATCCTGGAGACGGCGCGGGAGCGCGGGGGCGGCGACGAGCGCGTGGACGTCGACGCGCGGTCGCTGACCGACGCGTTCGCCGCGGCGGAGGCGGACGGGCGCGTGCCGCTGATCGCCGAGGTGAAGCCGACGAGCCCGACGACCGACGGCGAGCGCGGGGACGATCCGGTCGACCTCGCGCGGGGGATGGTCGAGGGGGGCGCGGCCGCGCTGTCCGTGCTCACGGAGCCGGAGCACTTCGGGGGGTCGACGGAGACGTTAGAGCGCGTCCGCGAGGCCGTCGACGTGCCCGTGCTGCGCAAGGACTTCCTGCTCCACGAGGCCCAGCTGGACGCCGTCGAGGCCGACGTCGTCCTGCTGATCGCGCGCTTCCTGGAGGAGGAGAACACCGGCGACCTCGAGGAGCTGATCGCCGCCGCGCGCGAGCGGGGCTTCCAGGTGCTCGTCGAGACGCACACCCGCGAGGAGGTCGAGCGGGCGGTCGCGGCGGGCGCGGACGTCGTCGGCGTGAACAACCGCGACCTGGCGCAACTGGCGGTCGACCTCGCCACCTTCGAGGACGTGGCGCCGGCCGCGCCCGATGGCGTCACGCTCATTGCGGAAAGCGGCATAGGATCGACGGACGACGTCTCTCGGATGCGGGCGGCGGGCGCCGACGCCCTGCTGGTGGGGTCGGCCATCATGGCGGGGGACGTGACCGAGCGGACCAGAGACCTGACACAGACATGA
- a CDS encoding nicotinamide-nucleotide adenylyltransferase, whose protein sequence is MRGFYIGRFQPYHNGHHTVVETIAGEVDELVLGIGSAGDSHSTRNPFTAGERIMMITKAVREFEREHDLVTYVVPIEDLNRNSVWVSHVQSMCPSFDVAYSNNPLVIRLFEEAGIEVRQSEMFDRDRLEGSDIREAMIDDEDWRGRVPDAAVETIEEINGVQRIRTVADDDVVERWEAEREGSRDGRRRED, encoded by the coding sequence ATGCGCGGGTTCTACATCGGCCGGTTCCAGCCGTACCACAACGGCCACCACACGGTGGTCGAGACCATCGCCGGGGAGGTGGACGAACTCGTCCTGGGAATCGGGAGCGCCGGCGACTCCCACTCCACGCGCAACCCGTTCACCGCAGGCGAGCGGATCATGATGATCACCAAGGCCGTCCGCGAGTTCGAGCGCGAGCACGACCTCGTCACCTACGTCGTCCCCATCGAGGACCTCAACCGCAACTCGGTGTGGGTGAGCCACGTCCAGAGCATGTGCCCGAGCTTCGACGTCGCCTACTCGAACAACCCCCTCGTCATCAGGCTGTTCGAGGAGGCCGGCATCGAGGTCCGCCAGTCGGAGATGTTCGACCGCGACCGCCTGGAGGGCAGCGACATCCGCGAGGCGATGATCGACGACGAGGACTGGCGGGGCCGCGTTCCCGACGCCGCCGTCGAGACCATCGAGGAGATCAACGGCGTCCAGCGGATCCGCACCGTCGCAGACGACGACGTCGTCGAGCGCTGGGAGGCCGAGCGGGAGGGCAGCCGGGACGGGCGCCGCCGCGAGGACTGA
- the trpB gene encoding tryptophan synthase subunit beta — protein sequence MSSESTFGDYGGQYVPEALMPAIEELADAYERYVIDDEDGFVEEFRERMADFGGRPTPLQYAEQLSERYDTDVYLKREDLLHGGAHKLNNALGQVLLAKYMGKERIIAETGAGQHGTATAMAAAHLDMPCEIYMGETDIARQRPNVFRMRINGAEVNPVSTGRGTLKEAITETFRDWATTVETTHYVVGSVVGPHPFPAMVRDFQAVISEEAREQIQAQTGDLPDAVVACAGGGSNTMGAFHEFREDSEVDLYAVEAGGDSLDVDEEAGVAPNSASLSTGEEGVLHGARTKLLQDSDGQIMESHSVSAGLDYAGVGPELAHMVDSGRVEAVNVDDDAALSAFHRLSQEEGIIPALESAHALAYLHEHHDELGDTVVVNVSGRGDKDLETVIEETGERDVDAAPDLSVFREVGGGL from the coding sequence ATGAGCAGCGAATCCACGTTCGGCGACTACGGGGGACAGTACGTGCCGGAGGCGCTGATGCCGGCCATCGAGGAACTGGCGGACGCCTACGAGCGGTACGTGATCGACGACGAGGACGGCTTCGTCGAGGAGTTCCGCGAGCGGATGGCCGACTTCGGCGGGCGGCCGACGCCGCTGCAGTACGCGGAGCAGCTCTCGGAACGCTACGACACGGACGTCTACCTCAAGCGCGAGGACCTCCTCCACGGCGGGGCCCACAAGCTCAACAACGCCCTGGGGCAGGTGCTTCTGGCGAAGTACATGGGCAAGGAGCGGATCATCGCGGAGACCGGCGCCGGCCAGCACGGCACGGCGACGGCGATGGCCGCCGCCCACCTCGACATGCCCTGCGAGATCTACATGGGCGAGACCGACATCGCGCGCCAGCGCCCCAACGTCTTCCGGATGCGGATCAACGGGGCCGAGGTGAACCCGGTCTCGACGGGCCGCGGCACGCTGAAGGAGGCCATCACCGAGACGTTCCGCGACTGGGCGACGACCGTGGAGACGACCCACTACGTCGTCGGCTCCGTGGTCGGCCCGCACCCCTTCCCGGCGATGGTCCGGGACTTCCAGGCGGTCATCAGCGAGGAGGCCCGCGAGCAGATCCAGGCGCAGACGGGCGACCTGCCCGACGCCGTCGTGGCCTGCGCCGGCGGCGGGTCGAACACCATGGGCGCGTTCCACGAGTTCCGGGAGGACAGCGAGGTCGACCTCTACGCCGTCGAGGCCGGCGGCGACTCGCTGGACGTGGACGAGGAGGCGGGCGTCGCGCCCAACTCCGCGTCGCTGTCGACGGGCGAGGAGGGCGTGCTCCACGGCGCGCGGACGAAGCTCCTCCAGGACTCGGACGGGCAGATCATGGAGTCCCACAGCGTCTCCGCCGGGCTGGACTACGCCGGCGTCGGTCCCGAACTCGCGCACATGGTCGACTCGGGCCGCGTCGAGGCGGTCAACGTCGACGACGACGCCGCGCTCTCGGCCTTCCACCGCCTCTCGCAGGAGGAGGGGATCATCCCGGCGCTGGAGAGCGCTCACGCGCTGGCGTACCTCCACGAGCACCACGACGAACTCGGCGACACCGTCGTCGTGAACGTCTCCGGCCGCGGCGACAAGGACCTCGAGACGGTCATCGAGGAGACGGGCGAGCGCGACGTCGACGCCGCGCCGGACCTCTCGGTCTTCCGCGAGGTCGGGGGTGGTCTCTGA